The Pontibacter korlensis sequence CAAGTCGATATGCACATAGGCCTGTGCGTCGGAGAAAATAGGGTTATACTTACCATCCGTCTGAAGGCCTCGAAGAATATACTGACCATTCTTATGCCTGGCGCCAAAAAGATAAGAAACCCTCTTGTTTTTAGAAGCTGACTCTAAATGTACAGAACCACCAGTAAGCCCTCCGCTTACTGATGCAGCAAATTCTGTAGGCTGCTTATACATTATATTGAGTACTGAAGATAGCTTGTCGCCATACCTCGGCTGCCAACCACCAGAGGAAAACTGTATGTCCCCCACCAAATCAGGGTTTACAAAGGAAAGCCCCTCCTGCTGTGCTGCGGTTATCAGAAAAGGTCTGTAAATTTCAATATTGTTTACATACACCAGGTTCTCATCGTAGTTACCGCCACGCACTGAGTACGTACTAGAGAGCTCATTATTACTGGTAACACCTGGTAAGGTAACCAGGATCTTGTTGAAGTCACCGAAAGCAGATGGGAGGTTTTTAACATCCCGGGAGTCTAAGGTTGTGAGGCTAACCCGCTCCCTTGTATCATTGCCCTTTGCTCGAACATCAATGGTTTGTAGCTGCTGCAGATCAGGCTCAAGTATAAACTGCAGGTTCCTGGTTTCTCCTGAGCGTAGCTTTAGCGTTTGGTCTAGCTCTTTATAGCCTAAATACCGCACCGATACCACCAACTCCTGTTCTACAGGCACAGCAAGTACAAAATCGCCCGCTGCATTTGTTTGGGCGCCAATGGAGGTACCCTTTATTGCCACTGTAGCTAACTCAAGTGGTTCGCGGTGCTGGTTTAGCACCTTACCAGTGAGTTTAGCCTGTTGTGCTGAAACACCTAACGGCAAAAGCATAAGAAACCATACCGACAGATATTTCAGCATCAGGGCTTTCTTTATTTTTATTTGATTGATTTTAGATCAGCTATAGTCTGAATAGGATCAGCCGAGGAGAATACAAAGCTACCTGCCACTAGCACATCAGCACCTTTTTCCAGAAGCAGTGGCGCATTGTTCTGATTCACGCCTCCGTCAATTTCTATCAAAGCTTGTGAGTTACGCTGCACCATCAGATTTTTCAGTGCCTCGATCTTGCGGTAGGTGTTCTCAATAAACTTCTGCCCACCAAAACCTGGATTTACCGACATCAGGCATACGAGATCAACATCCGCAATTACGTCCTCCAGCAGCTGCACAGATGTATGAGGATTAACTGCTATACCTGCTTTTGCACCTGTAGCTTTTATTTGCTGCACTGTACGGTGCAGGTGTGTGCAAGCCTCTATATGAACGGAAATTGTGTCAGCACCAGCTTCTCTGAACTTCTCTATATAAAGCTCAGGCTCTACTATCATCAGGTGCACATCCATCGGCTTCTGAGCATGGCCTTTAATGGATTCCATTACTGGAAAACCGAAAGAAATGTTTGGCACAAATCGTCCGTCCATTATATCAATGTGCAGCCAGTCGGCCTGGCTCTTGTTCAGCATCTCTACTTCCGACTGCAGATTGGCAAAGTCAGAAGCGAGTACAGAAGGGGCTATTAAAGGTCTCATACCTGCAAAGGTAAATATTAAAGGGAAAAGAAGAGGATGAATCAAACATCAAAAGCCGCTACAATTTAATAAACCGCAAAGTTGTAAAACGGCTGCCAGTGCGAACACGACACAAATAAAGTCCGCTCTTGAGCTGTTGAGGCTGTAGCTTTATTTTCTGCTCCGGCTGAGACTGAGTAATCGTTTGCCGATATACTTGTTTACCAGTCGCATCCAGTATCTGCAGCTCTACAGGTTGTTGCAGCCACTCCTGGCCCAAGTACAGCACAATCGGATCGCGTTGCACAGGATTAGTAATGTATACGGCATTGTTCAGCGACAAACCTGGCAGAGCAGTTACAGTTCGGCTATAGTTTGGAATACCATACCCTATATTGTTATCAGGCACAGAAGCATTGCTGCCGCTCTGGCGCAACAGCTGGATCATCTCCATATTTGTCCTTCCTGGATTAGCTTGCCAAAGGCTTGCGGCAAAGCCTGCCAAGATAGGCCCGGCAAAGGAAGTACCATTGCCTCGCACTACATTACCCGCTGTATTGAGGAAATAAGCCATTTGTCCTAAAGCTACCACATCAGGCTTTATCTGCCCATCAGCTGTTGGCCCAAATGAACTAAACACAGCCTTTGTACCAAGAGAGTCCACAGCCCCAACTGTAAGCACAGAATCAGCATCAGCCGGTGCAGAAATGTACCTCCATGAATTATTTCCTTCGTTACCGGCACTAACTACTACCAGCATACCAGTTGCAGCAGCATAGTCGGCAGCTCTGGAAACTATTGTGGTGTTACCATCCATATCCTGGTAGGAATAGCTTTGTGAGGGAGCGTCAAAGACAGTATAACCCAGCGAAGAGTTGATGATATCAGCACCCGCGCTATCTGCATATTCTGCTGCAAGAAGCCAGTTGACTTCTTCTATATTATGCTCTGTGGCGGCATCCTCAGTACGCAGCAACAAGTAATTAGCCGCATAGGCAGTGCCAATCATCTTGCCTGGTGCATAAGCAGCCATTGTAGAAAGCACCCCGGTACCATGTGCACTGGCACCAAACACATGCTCCTGTTTTGCGACAAAATCGTAAGTGCCTTTTAACTGATCGTTCTGAAACAGATGGGAGAATGCAGCAATATTATCTACACCAGGAAAACCCGCATCAAACACAGCAATGGTCATACCCAGTCCTGTGAAGCCATCTGCATGCAATTCATCGGCACCAAGCATATCCGCCTGATGAAAGGCCGGGCCATAATCGTCGCTTTCCAGAACAGGTAAGGCAGCCATGGCAGCCGCCACTGACTCCAGCTTTTGCTCAGCCCTGCGCAGTTTTACTCCCGCTGGTAAAGCTATTTTATTTAATGACCGGGTGCTAAGTACAAAAGGTAACTCCTCCAACTCCTGCAGCTCCGCATCAGAACATTGCACTACAGCTGCGTTAAACCACCTGGAAGTATATAGCACTGTCACACCATCCTCCTGCAGTCTATCGACATAAGCAGGGTTTACGGGAAGGTCATGAAAGGTAAGGGGAATGTTTTGTCGCCGCCTGCGCTCTAAAGCTTTTGGAGATAAGTAAAGGAGCGGTTCTGAGAAGGTATAAGGAGAGTTATTTTTATCTGTGAAGTACACTAAACGCTTCTGCTCCTCTACGTCTATGTTACCAGGATCCTGCGCAAAAGCTGGCAGAAACAGTAACAAGCAGATGTAGAGGAGCAGAAAACGCATAGATTATTCTTTACCATAGGAAACTAACTCTTCATGACGCTCATGACCATGAAGTTTGTAGCCAATTCCATAGTCGCAATCATTTGAATCTGTAGCATTGCAGTATATAATTCTGGTAAACAGCCTGTAAACCATTCCTATATCCTTCACATATACTTCTTTACGATCATCAAAGCCTATCCATGATTCTGTCGGCTCTCCCTGAACAACAGTCAACGAACTTTCATAAGTGGAACCATTCAGAGTGAAAGGTTCATCCACGTTATGATATGTATAAGGCTCTTTGCTATTATAGTAATCTGACCTTTTTTCAGGGTTTGGTTCATAAGTATTTTCCTTATGATCATTATAGGCGTCTCCTAACCAGAATACGCCCTCTCTCACCGGAAACACAAGTTTTACATACTTTGTGTTGTTTTTAGTGAGTACCACCATTGAATTAGACTTGGATACAACATAAACAGAATCATCCTCCCAAGGTCTACTTTCATTTTCTCTAATAGACCGAATGATTTTATAATTAAGCGTATTCGTCTGGTCAAAGAAGGTTGTGTCTACCCGCTCACGCATTTGGAAACGTGTTGTGTCGCCCACATCACTCATATACCTTATATCGGTAACGTTGTAGATACGGTAATCACCAATCTCCAATGGATAATACTCATAACCCATCGCTTTTGGATCCGGGTCTTTATACTTGTCCTCGCAAGATGCCAGCACAGTAGCCAGCATAACCAAAAGCAACAGGGCTCTTCTCATTACTGCAACACGTTCAGGGAGAATTCTGAATTATAGTTTGACTCAATCCAACCACCGCCAACTACATCATTACCTTCGTAAAAAACGGCAGCCTGACCAGGGGCAATAGCATGAACTCCGCTCAGGAAGTGTACTTTCATCTTATCACCTACCTGCTCAATAATTGCCTCTGTGCCACCATCATTGTAGCGTACCTTAGTTACAGTAGGAATAGGCTGACCAAGCAAGTTTTCATACTTCAGCATGTTCAGCTTTCCGACGGTCATAGCATTCTTAGCCAATTCATCATAGTTGCCCAGCACTACACGGTTATTATCCTTCTCGATGCGTGTAACATAGGCAGGAAAGCCCAAAGCAACACCCAAGCCTTTGCGCTGACCAATAGTATAGAAAGGATAGCCTTCATGCTTGCCTACCACTGTACCATCTTCCAAGACAAACTCACCACCGGCCACACGCTCTTCTAAACCTTCTACCCTGCGCTTCAAGAAGCCACGGTAATCGTTATCCGGGATAAAGCAGATTTCGTAGGACTCAGGCTTATTTACCAGTTCAGTAAAGCCACGCTCACGCGCCATTTCACGAATCTCAGTCTTGTGCAGCCCACCTAGCGGGAAAATAGTACGGCTCAGACTTTCCTGAGAAATACCCCAAAGTGCATAAGACTGATCTTTATTTTCATCTAAGCCCTTAGAAATGACATAGCGCCCGTTTTCCTCACGCAGATTGGCATAATGGCCTGTTGCTATAAACTCGCAGCCAAGTTGATCTGCACGACGTAACAAGGCATCCCACTTAATGTGTGTATTACATAAAACACACGGATTTGGTGTGCGGCCAGCCAAGTATTCGTCAGTAAAGTGGTTTATCACATAATCACCAAACTCCTCACGGATATCTATAATATAGTGCGGGAAGCCCAGTTGAACGGCAATATTACGGGCATCGTTGATTGAATCGAGCGAGCAGCAGCCTGTCTCTTTTTTGCTGGCTCCACTAGAGGCATAATCCCATGTTTTCATGGTCATTCCAACAACCTCGTAGCCTTGCTCATGCAACATAACAGCCGCAACCGAACTGTCGATGCCGCCGCTCATGGCAACCAATACCCTTCCTTTTGTACTCATCTATATAAATAATGTATAATTATACTAAATTACTATGGTTGATACAAATATAGCAACAACAACACAGTTATAAAGTTTCAGGTTCTAAATAAAGGTGCCTACTTAGCTGTTTGAATATCCTATTGGCGGAAAAAAAGCAGAAAAGGTTGGGTTAGCACAGAAAATCGCTTTTACTTTGAATGCAAATCTGTGTATAAACCGATTACATAAACATAAAGTAAAAATTACTATGGGCTTACGTACCTCTGTGATAGTAAACGGAATAAACAATCTTAGCGACGCACGTTACTGTGCCGGAATGGGTGTAGATATTATTGGCTTTAACCTTAAATTGGACGATCAGGATCGTGTGCAGCCTGAGACACTGAAGGAGATTTCTGGTTGGGTAGCGGGTGTTCAGCTGGCAGGCGAGTTTCTCCGTGCCAGACCAGACATCATAAATGAAATGGCCGAGGAGTTTAACCTGGACTATGTTCAGCTAGATGTGCCGTACTTAATTGATGAAATAGAGGAGATTAATCGCCCTGTTATTCAGAAAGTGTTCATCAATAAGGATACTGTAGATAGTGAGTTGCTGGAAATGATGGAGCTTTATAGCCCCTATGTACACTCCTTTATTATCTTCTCTGATGATTTTACAACGATAGATGAGACAAACTCCAGCTTCCTGAAAGAGGTTTGCTCTAAGTTTAATGTGTACGTTGGCTTTGGAATCGATAAGAATAATATTTCTACAGTACTTCAGCAGATTAAACCAACAGGTATCGGCCTTCAGGGAGGACATGAGATAAAGCCTGGCCTAAAGGATTTTGATGAACTTGCCGAAATTTTTGAGGAAATAGAGGAAGCGTAAAAGAACTGGAGAGTTAGAGAATTTAGAGGTTAAAGAGTTTGGGAGTTGCAATACCTTGAAAGTAAATAGTTAATAGACTGAGGATAATACCTCCTGGACACATAACATTTAATAGTTTCATCTTCTACACATAAAAATATGCCTGACGAACTTATACTTCGTCAGGCATATTTTTCATTAAAGCGAGAAGAATAACACTAATTCTAACTCTCAAACCCTTTGACTCCTATACTCTCTATCCCCACCCTATACTGCAAGTACTTGATAGCAATTCCTTCAGCCAGGTAACGCTTTTCATAGGTTGTATAAATACCCATCGTATGATCCTGCAGATCTGAATTGTAAAGATCTCCTGTATGAAGAAGACCTTTTACCTGTCGCTCCTGCACAACTTCAAGTGTGTATTCATAAAGCGGACCATTATCAGTTTTCAGGTGTATAATACCCCCCGGTTTCACGATACGCTCATACATCTCCAGAAAGCGCGGTGAAGTAAGTCGGCGCTTAATATCACGGTCGCGTGGGCGTGGATCTGGAAAAGTAATCCATATCTCATCCACCTCATTCTCTGCGAAATGCTCTTCTATCCGCTCAATAAAAGTACGAAGGAAGGCAACATTATGTAGCTCCTCCTCTACTGCCAAGGTACTCCCCTTCCAAATACGGGCACCTTTGATGTCAGTACCAATAAAGTTTTTCTCTGGAAACATACGGCCCATTCCCACAGTGTACTCACCACGGCCACAGCCAATTTCCAACACAACCGGATTGTTATTTTCGAAATGACTCTCACGCCACTTTCCGGCCATCTGGCCATATAGCTCATCACCTGGCTGCAATACGTTCTCACGCTCAGCCACTACAGCGAATTTTGCTAGTTTAGATCTTCCCATTACTATAGTTCTTCAATTTCAGCAACCACAAAGGTACTACCTCCAATAAAAATAACCTCATCCGGTGCAGCATTTGCTTTAGCAGCCTTTATAGCCTCGGCTACAGTTAAGTATGAAGTACCCTTTAAACCAGCCTCCTCAGCTTTTTGTACCAAGTCCTCCACCGGTAGTGCTCGTGGAATGTTAGCCTGGCAGAAATAGTAGGTATAAGAAGAAGGCAACAGCTGCAGAATTTTGCTTACATCTTTATCATTGACCGCCCCAAAAACCATATGCACCTGCTTTGGCACTAGCTTTTCCAGCCCTTGCAGGATTTGCTTTATGCCATCCTCATTGTGCCCTGTATCGCATATAGTAAGTGGTGCTTGCTGAAGTACCTGCCATCGCCCCTTTAAACCTGTTATACTTTTGGTATTAGCCAAGCCATTGCGAAGCGCCTTCTCAGGTATATTATAGCCTTTCAGATCCTGCAACACGTCAAGTGTTTGCAGCACTCCAGGCAGATTGTACTGCTGGTATACGCCAGCTAAGTCCAGTTCCAGGTCAGACAGATAGGTTTGATTATTCCGGTAAACCTGAAAGACCTGATGCTTCAGATCACTCTCTGCTACCTCCAGGCTATAATAATCAGGAGCAAAGTATAAAGCTGCACCAACCTCAGCCGCTTTAGCCACGAAAACCTCTTCCGCCTCTGCCTGTCGCATACTTATGACCGCAGGTACTCCAGGCTTTATGATACCTGCTTTTTCAGCAGCTATAGCACCTATTGTATCACCTAGCATATTTTGATGATCAAAGCTGATGTTGGTAATCAAGGATACTTCGGGTGTAATGATATTGGTAGAATCCAGGCGACCGCCTAGTCCTACTTCAATAACAGCAATGTCTACCTGCTCTTCTGCAAAGTATTTAAAAGCCAGAGCCACTGTCATTTCGAAGAATGAAGGCTTTACCTGTTCGAAAAGTACCTTATGCTGCTCTACAAAATGAACAAGATACTCCTCAGGAAGCTCCTCGCCATTAACACGGACACGTTCTGTAAAAGATTTAAGATGGGGTGAAGTATATAGGCCGGTTTTATAACCAGCTTCCTGCAAGACGGCAGCTAACATATGAGAGCTACTTCCTTTGCCGTTGGTGCCGGCCACATGTATACTTTTGAACTGGTTCTGAGGCTGGCCTAGCGCATCGCAAAGAGCAATTATATTGTCGAGGCTCTTCTTAAAAGCAGCATTGCCGATGCGGTGAAACATCGGCAATTGCTGGTATAAATAATCAAGACACTCTTGATAAGTCATCAATAAGTAAGTAAAAAGTTTAGCGGGCTGTGATTCTGAAGGTCACAACACCTGACGCACCCGTAGTTGCTGCGCCTGTACCAGTACGGCTAAATGTAGTTTTATAAAGCTGCTCTTTGTACCAGGAAAGTACACGTGGCGAAACTGTATTCTCTAATACTTCAACGTTAACCAGGTTACCATCAGCATCAATTTTAATTCTGAAACGGATAAGACCTGTTTCGTTGCTGTATGGGTCACGCTTTGGCTCGATGTCGTAGCGCCAGCCTGGCATGTTAAGAGAGCCACCAGCTCCCCCACCTGCTTTACCGTACAGCGCTTTAGCATTAACATCTCCATCCGGATCGCCTTTGTCGCCGACCTTACCAGTATCATCACCGTTGTTATTCCCAGTTGGTGTGTCGGAAGAACCATTTTTACCAGTACCTGAGCTATTTGTTGGTTGGCCAGGATATAGTGATTTTGGTTTTTCTGGCTCTTTCTTCTCCACTTCTTCTTTTGGTGGCGTAGGCTTTGGAGCTGGCTCCTTTACCTCTTCCTTTTTAGGTTGTGGTTTAGGCTGAGGCTTAACTACCTCCTTTACCGTTACTGGTTCAGGTGCTGTGGTAGTAACAACCTTTGGTGTCTCTACTGGCTGCGCAGGAGGCGTTGGCTGAGAAACCGGCTCAGGCTGAGGATCTGGTTCAGGCTCAGGCTGAGTTGGAGCAGGTTTACTGTCCTCCACATTTTTGGAGTCGTTTGGTGTTGCCTTGGTTTGCACGTCACCGCTACCCACATTGTCCATACCAAAGTTCAGCTGAATACCCAGCTCTGGTGCAGGAGGATCTGGAGCACGCCAGGCGAGCATATAAATAAGAAAGAGCAAAATAAGTACATGCACACCAATGCTGACACCGGCTGCGACACGTTTATTCTTCTCTTCTTCCTGTGAATGGGCAATTGCCATAATTTCAAATCCTTATTCTGATGGCACGGTAGCCAACGTTACACTTGCATTCAGGCTCTTAGCA is a genomic window containing:
- the rpe gene encoding ribulose-phosphate 3-epimerase; protein product: MRPLIAPSVLASDFANLQSEVEMLNKSQADWLHIDIMDGRFVPNISFGFPVMESIKGHAQKPMDVHLMIVEPELYIEKFREAGADTISVHIEACTHLHRTVQQIKATGAKAGIAVNPHTSVQLLEDVIADVDLVCLMSVNPGFGGQKFIENTYRKIEALKNLMVQRNSQALIEIDGGVNQNNAPLLLEKGADVLVAGSFVFSSADPIQTIADLKSIK
- a CDS encoding S8 family serine peptidase is translated as MRFLLLYICLLLFLPAFAQDPGNIDVEEQKRLVYFTDKNNSPYTFSEPLLYLSPKALERRRRQNIPLTFHDLPVNPAYVDRLQEDGVTVLYTSRWFNAAVVQCSDAELQELEELPFVLSTRSLNKIALPAGVKLRRAEQKLESVAAAMAALPVLESDDYGPAFHQADMLGADELHADGFTGLGMTIAVFDAGFPGVDNIAAFSHLFQNDQLKGTYDFVAKQEHVFGASAHGTGVLSTMAAYAPGKMIGTAYAANYLLLRTEDAATEHNIEEVNWLLAAEYADSAGADIINSSLGYTVFDAPSQSYSYQDMDGNTTIVSRAADYAAATGMLVVVSAGNEGNNSWRYISAPADADSVLTVGAVDSLGTKAVFSSFGPTADGQIKPDVVALGQMAYFLNTAGNVVRGNGTSFAGPILAGFAASLWQANPGRTNMEMIQLLRQSGSNASVPDNNIGYGIPNYSRTVTALPGLSLNNAVYITNPVQRDPIVLYLGQEWLQQPVELQILDATGKQVYRQTITQSQPEQKIKLQPQQLKSGLYLCRVRTGSRFTTLRFIKL
- the mnmA gene encoding tRNA 2-thiouridine(34) synthase MnmA; amino-acid sequence: MSTKGRVLVAMSGGIDSSVAAVMLHEQGYEVVGMTMKTWDYASSGASKKETGCCSLDSINDARNIAVQLGFPHYIIDIREEFGDYVINHFTDEYLAGRTPNPCVLCNTHIKWDALLRRADQLGCEFIATGHYANLREENGRYVISKGLDENKDQSYALWGISQESLSRTIFPLGGLHKTEIREMARERGFTELVNKPESYEICFIPDNDYRGFLKRRVEGLEERVAGGEFVLEDGTVVGKHEGYPFYTIGQRKGLGVALGFPAYVTRIEKDNNRVVLGNYDELAKNAMTVGKLNMLKYENLLGQPIPTVTKVRYNDGGTEAIIEQVGDKMKVHFLSGVHAIAPGQAAVFYEGNDVVGGGWIESNYNSEFSLNVLQ
- the trmB gene encoding tRNA (guanosine(46)-N7)-methyltransferase TrmB, yielding MGRSKLAKFAVVAERENVLQPGDELYGQMAGKWRESHFENNNPVVLEIGCGRGEYTVGMGRMFPEKNFIGTDIKGARIWKGSTLAVEEELHNVAFLRTFIERIEEHFAENEVDEIWITFPDPRPRDRDIKRRLTSPRFLEMYERIVKPGGIIHLKTDNGPLYEYTLEVVQERQVKGLLHTGDLYNSDLQDHTMGIYTTYEKRYLAEGIAIKYLQYRVGIESIGVKGFES
- a CDS encoding bifunctional folylpolyglutamate synthase/dihydrofolate synthase, which codes for MFHRIGNAAFKKSLDNIIALCDALGQPQNQFKSIHVAGTNGKGSSSHMLAAVLQEAGYKTGLYTSPHLKSFTERVRVNGEELPEEYLVHFVEQHKVLFEQVKPSFFEMTVALAFKYFAEEQVDIAVIEVGLGGRLDSTNIITPEVSLITNISFDHQNMLGDTIGAIAAEKAGIIKPGVPAVISMRQAEAEEVFVAKAAEVGAALYFAPDYYSLEVAESDLKHQVFQVYRNNQTYLSDLELDLAGVYQQYNLPGVLQTLDVLQDLKGYNIPEKALRNGLANTKSITGLKGRWQVLQQAPLTICDTGHNEDGIKQILQGLEKLVPKQVHMVFGAVNDKDVSKILQLLPSSYTYYFCQANIPRALPVEDLVQKAEEAGLKGTSYLTVAEAIKAAKANAAPDEVIFIGGSTFVVAEIEEL